The nucleotide sequence CGCCGAAGCCGAAGGCCGTCTGCCAGGCCGTCCAGGCCACGTGCGCGTCCGGCGCGGGCACCCCCGCGACCTCGGCGAGGAGCTCGGACCACACCTGGGGGCACTGGGAGAGGACCGCGATCGCCGCGCGGACGTCGGCGCTGCGCTTGGTGTCGTGCGTGGACAGCACGGTGCCGGTGCCGGGCCAGTCCCGCGCGATCCGCAGGCAGTGCGCGTGGAACTCGTCCACCGACACGGCGGGCCGGCCCGCGTCGCCGCCGACCTCGTTCGCCGAGAGCAGCGGGGTGTACCGATAGAAGCCGGTGTCCTCCACCGACTTGGCCCGCAGCGCCGACGAGGTCTGCGCGAACCTCGCCCGGAACGCCCGGTGTTCGGGCCCGTCGCCGAGCGTCCCGAGCGCCAGGCCCCGTACGACGTCGACCGCCGCGGCCTCCTCGGGCACCGCGAAGGCCGCCTTCGCGCCCCGCGCGGCCTCCGCCGTCAGCACCTCCTCGCCCCCGCTCCGGTAGGGCCGGTAGACCGGCACCCGGACGAGGAGTTCACGGATCGCGGTGTGCAGCGCCCACGGCGCGTGGTCCCGCAGCGCCGGGTCCGCGGCGCAGATCCGCTCCGCCGTGCGGGTCAGCACGGCCGTCTCGGCCGCCAGGTCGTGGCCCACCACCTCGTACGCCGCGCGCCGCGCCGTCTCCTCCCAGCGGCCGCCCCTGTCCCCGGCCTTGCCGACGAACTCCCGGTAGACGTCGGCCAGTTCGTCCGCGCCGACCGGGTCGGTGAACACGCCGTCGAGCTGCCGCAGGGCGTCGTACCCGGTGGTCCCGGCCACCGGCCAGGCGGCGGGCAGCGTCTCGGAGCCGGTGAGGATCTTCTCGACCACCGTCCAGCAGCGCCCGCCGGTCGCCGCCGCCAGTTCCTCCAGATAGCCCTGCGGGTCGGCGAGTCCGTCGGGATGGTCGATGCGCAGCCCTTCGACCACCCCGTCCCGGACCAGCTCGACGATCTTCGCGTGGGTCGCCGTGAACACCTCGGGGTCCTCCACCCGCACCCCGATGAGGTCCGAGATCGTGAAGAAGCGGCGGTAGTTGAGCTCGGTCCTGGCCAGCCGCCACCAGCCGAGCCGGTACCACTGGGCGTCGAGCAGCTCGTCCAGCGGCAGCTCCTCGGTGCCGGGCCTGAGCGGGAACTCCTGCCCGTCGAGGTGCAGCGATCCGTCCGCGACCCGCAGCCGGTCCCGCACCTCCGGGAGCCGCGCGGGCAGCACGGGCAGCAGCAGCCGGCCGTCCCCGGCCGACCGGTCGACGTCGAACCAGCGGGCGTACGGCGAGTCGGGGCCGTCCCGGAGCACGGCCCGCAGGGCGTGGTTGTGCCGGGGGGAGGCCGCCATGTGGTTGGGCACCAGGTCGACGACGAGGCCGAGACCGTGCGCCCGCGCGGTCGCGGCGAGGGCCCGCAGCCCCTCCTCGCCGCCGAGTTCGGCCCGTACGGACCGGTGGTCGGTCACGTCGTACCCGTGGGCCGAACCGGGGACCGCCTCCAGGACGGGGGAGAGGTGGAGGTGCGAGACCCCCAGCCCCGCGAGGTGCGGCACGGCACGCTCGGCCGCCGCGAACGGGAACTCCGGCTGGAGCTGGAGCCGGTAGGTGGCGGTGGGAAGGACGGCTGCGGAACCGGACGGGAGGGAGGTCATGCGAACGTACGTACCCCGCAGGAGGGCTTCTGTGTCATCGCCCCATGCACCCGTTCGTGTGCATCGCGTTACGTTCGCCCGATGCTCCGGATGTATCGCGACACCCTCTCCCTGCTCGGCCCCGCCCTTCCGGTCGTGTCCTTCCTCGCCCGGCTCCCCACCGCCATGTGCCAGCTCGGCAGCCTGCTCCTGGTCGCCGAGACGAGCGGCTCCCTCGCCACGGCCGGCCTGGCCAGCGGCGCGCTCGCGGCGGGCCAGACCGTCGCGGGACCGGTCATCGGCCGGCTGACCGACCGGCACGGCCAGCGCGGGGTCGTCCTGGTGGCCTCCGCGGCCAACGCCGCCGCCGTCACCGCCCTGGTCCTCGCCGCCCTCGCCCAGCTCTCCACCCCCTGGCTGATGGGCGTCGCCGCACTCGCCGGAGCGTCCGTCCCCCAGGCCGGCCCGCTGGCCAGGACCCGCTCGGTGGCCCTCGCCCGCCGCGCCGGGGCGGACGAGCGGACCGTCGGGGCGGTGCTCTCCTTCGAGGGCACCCTCGACGAGGTGTCGTTCGTGCTCGGCCCGGCCTTCGTCGGCCTCGCCGCCGCCCTCGCCCACCCGGCCGCCGCCCTGCTCCTCGCGGCGCTGCTCCTCGCCGTCTTCGGCACGGCCTTCGCCCTCCACCCGACCGCCCGGGCCACCGCGCCCGAACCGTCCGGCTCCACCCGATCGGGCGCCGCCGAACGGGGGCGGCTGCCGGGAGCGGCGTACGTCCTGCGCGGCACGATGGTCCTCCAGGGCGCCATGTTCGGCGCCTCGCAGGCCGGGATCACCGCGCTCACCGAGGCACTCGGCGCGCCCGCGCAGGCCGGGATCGTCTACGCGGCGATGGGCGTGATGAGCGCCGTCGTCGGCCTCTCCATGGCGGCCGTGCCGGCCCGGATCGGACTCATGACCCGCTGGCGGGCCGCGACCGCCGCGCTCGTGGTGCTCTCCGTGCCGCTGCTGGCCGTCGGTTCGCTCGGCGCGCTCTACGC is from Streptomyces venezuelae ATCC 10712 and encodes:
- the treY gene encoding malto-oligosyltrehalose synthase, giving the protein MTSLPSGSAAVLPTATYRLQLQPEFPFAAAERAVPHLAGLGVSHLHLSPVLEAVPGSAHGYDVTDHRSVRAELGGEEGLRALAATARAHGLGLVVDLVPNHMAASPRHNHALRAVLRDGPDSPYARWFDVDRSAGDGRLLLPVLPARLPEVRDRLRVADGSLHLDGQEFPLRPGTEELPLDELLDAQWYRLGWWRLARTELNYRRFFTISDLIGVRVEDPEVFTATHAKIVELVRDGVVEGLRIDHPDGLADPQGYLEELAAATGGRCWTVVEKILTGSETLPAAWPVAGTTGYDALRQLDGVFTDPVGADELADVYREFVGKAGDRGGRWEETARRAAYEVVGHDLAAETAVLTRTAERICAADPALRDHAPWALHTAIRELLVRVPVYRPYRSGGEEVLTAEAARGAKAAFAVPEEAAAVDVVRGLALGTLGDGPEHRAFRARFAQTSSALRAKSVEDTGFYRYTPLLSANEVGGDAGRPAVSVDEFHAHCLRIARDWPGTGTVLSTHDTKRSADVRAAIAVLSQCPQVWSELLAEVAGVPAPDAHVAWTAWQTAFGFGAPDPDRLGPAILKSVREAGLRTSWTEPDAAYERAVAEFAAAGPGRVPLRAASEAAFALEPHIRAHALGALLSQLTMPGVPELYQNTEREYRALVDPDNRAPFAVGADDDHTALVRAALRLRRERPAVFGARGAYAPLTAEGPAAAHCLAFSRADEVVTAVTRLPLRLWEAGGWQDTELVLPAGRWADVLDGVREFTGGPATELKLAELFAERPVALLARME
- a CDS encoding MFS transporter, with product MYRDTLSLLGPALPVVSFLARLPTAMCQLGSLLLVAETSGSLATAGLASGALAAGQTVAGPVIGRLTDRHGQRGVVLVASAANAAAVTALVLAALAQLSTPWLMGVAALAGASVPQAGPLARTRSVALARRAGADERTVGAVLSFEGTLDEVSFVLGPAFVGLAAALAHPAAALLLAALLLAVFGTAFALHPTARATAPEPSGSTRSGAAERGRLPGAAYVLRGTMVLQGAMFGASQAGITALTEALGAPAQAGIVYAAMGVMSAVVGLSMAAVPARIGLMTRWRAATAALVVLSVPLLAVGSLGALYAVVVVLGAAYAPHLITVFGLTERWVPAPRLAESMAFLTSGIVAGQALALAVSGRLAEGHGAPAAFAVAVGAAVACAVLSWTVRVPAPVPVRKVRPAAAERSG